A stretch of Anaeromyxobacter dehalogenans 2CP-1 DNA encodes these proteins:
- a CDS encoding cation-translocating P-type ATPase, producing the protein MANVPEWHALSADDARARLGSGPDGLAPAEAARRLAEHGPNELARARRAPWIALLAAQFENVLVVILMVAIALSLFLGHDLEALTIGAILAFTVVLGFVQEHRAENALAALRQMAAPHATVIRGGAERRVPARELVPGDLLLVHAGDRIPADARVIEAVNLQADEAALTGESVPVPKVAGPLPAGPIPVGDRTDMLFGGTAATYGRGRAVVVATGASTELGAIARMLAEVKPARTPLQLELDRVGAQLARAAGVVVVLLAGLGLLRGQPFLEMVVFAIALAVAVVPEALPAVVTIALALGVQRLARRNALVRRLAAAETLGSTTVICSDKTGTLTRDEMTVRALHVDGRTLEVTGSGYRVDGDFRHDGAPVDSPPALLALLAGAVLASDAKVERTPSGELTVSGDPTEAALVVAALKAGLDRAELDARAPRVGEIPFTSELKRMTTLHRTERGPLAFVKGAPEVLLPACARVASGEGERPLDEAGRAALLEVVRGMAERALRVLAVARREGVSLAESDRDLTLLGLVGMIDPPRPEARAALERCAAAGVRVVMITGDHPVTARAIAAELGLLRTGAVVTGPELARLSDAELAGRVQALEVYARVSPADKLRIVTALQSRGEVVAMTGDGVNDAPALKKADIGVAMGITGTDVTREAAAMTLTDDNFASIVGAVEEGRAIFANVKKYLMYLLSSNVGEIGLMAAATLLGLPLPLTAVQILYVNLATDGLPALALAVDPPDADLMRQPPRDPRAGIFTRPVVALIATGGAWSTAVNLGLFAWARASGRGDAEAMTMCFMSLVLVQFAKAFAFRSERHSVLRRPFANRWLDLAVAWELALLLLVVYLPPLRAAFGTYALPAADWLLVTGAALTVLPVLELAKLAVRRATPSA; encoded by the coding sequence ATGGCGAACGTCCCGGAGTGGCACGCGCTGTCCGCCGACGACGCCCGCGCTCGGCTCGGCTCGGGGCCGGATGGCCTCGCTCCCGCCGAGGCGGCCCGCCGCCTCGCCGAGCACGGCCCCAACGAGCTGGCGCGCGCCCGCCGGGCGCCCTGGATCGCGCTGCTCGCGGCGCAGTTCGAGAACGTGCTGGTCGTCATCCTGATGGTGGCGATCGCGCTGTCGCTGTTCCTCGGCCACGATCTCGAGGCGCTCACCATCGGCGCGATCCTGGCGTTCACGGTGGTGCTCGGGTTCGTGCAGGAGCACCGGGCCGAGAACGCGCTCGCCGCGCTCCGGCAGATGGCCGCGCCGCACGCGACGGTGATCCGTGGCGGCGCCGAGCGCCGGGTGCCGGCGCGCGAGCTGGTGCCCGGTGATCTCCTGCTCGTGCACGCCGGCGACCGGATCCCGGCCGACGCCCGGGTGATCGAGGCCGTCAACCTGCAGGCCGACGAGGCGGCGCTCACCGGCGAGTCGGTGCCGGTGCCGAAGGTGGCCGGGCCGCTCCCCGCCGGCCCGATCCCGGTCGGCGACCGGACCGACATGCTGTTCGGCGGCACCGCCGCGACCTACGGACGCGGCCGCGCGGTGGTGGTGGCCACGGGCGCGAGCACGGAGCTGGGCGCCATCGCCCGCATGCTGGCCGAGGTGAAGCCGGCGCGCACCCCGCTGCAGCTCGAGCTGGACCGGGTGGGGGCGCAGCTCGCGCGCGCGGCCGGCGTGGTGGTGGTGCTGCTCGCCGGACTGGGGCTGCTGCGCGGCCAGCCGTTCCTCGAGATGGTCGTGTTCGCCATCGCGCTGGCGGTGGCGGTGGTGCCGGAGGCGCTGCCGGCGGTGGTCACCATCGCGCTCGCGCTGGGGGTGCAGCGGCTGGCGCGCCGGAACGCGCTCGTGCGCCGGCTGGCGGCGGCGGAGACGCTGGGCTCCACCACGGTGATCTGCTCGGACAAGACCGGCACGCTCACCCGCGACGAGATGACCGTCCGCGCGCTGCACGTGGACGGGCGCACGCTGGAGGTGACGGGGTCCGGCTACCGCGTCGACGGCGACTTCCGCCACGACGGCGCGCCGGTGGACTCGCCGCCCGCCCTGCTCGCGCTGCTCGCCGGCGCCGTGCTCGCCTCGGATGCGAAGGTGGAGCGCACCCCCTCCGGCGAGCTGACGGTGTCGGGGGATCCGACCGAGGCGGCGCTGGTCGTGGCGGCGCTCAAGGCCGGCCTCGATCGCGCCGAGCTGGACGCGCGCGCGCCGCGGGTCGGCGAGATCCCCTTCACCTCCGAGCTGAAGCGGATGACCACGCTGCACCGCACCGAGCGCGGGCCGCTGGCGTTCGTGAAGGGCGCGCCGGAGGTGCTCCTCCCCGCCTGCGCCCGGGTGGCGAGCGGCGAGGGCGAGCGACCGCTCGACGAGGCCGGCCGCGCGGCGCTGCTCGAGGTGGTGCGCGGCATGGCGGAGCGGGCGCTGCGCGTGCTGGCGGTGGCACGCCGGGAGGGCGTCTCGCTGGCCGAGTCCGACCGCGACCTGACGCTGCTCGGGCTGGTCGGCATGATCGACCCGCCGCGCCCGGAGGCGCGCGCGGCGCTGGAGCGGTGCGCGGCGGCGGGCGTGCGCGTGGTGATGATCACCGGCGACCACCCGGTCACGGCCCGCGCCATCGCGGCGGAGCTGGGCCTCCTGCGCACCGGCGCGGTGGTGACCGGGCCCGAGCTGGCGCGCCTCTCCGACGCGGAGCTGGCCGGGCGGGTGCAGGCGCTCGAGGTCTACGCGCGGGTCTCGCCCGCCGACAAGCTGCGCATCGTCACCGCGCTGCAGTCGCGCGGCGAGGTGGTGGCCATGACCGGCGACGGCGTGAACGACGCGCCGGCGCTCAAGAAGGCGGACATCGGCGTGGCCATGGGCATCACCGGCACCGACGTCACCCGCGAGGCGGCGGCGATGACGCTCACCGACGACAACTTCGCCTCCATCGTCGGCGCGGTGGAGGAGGGCCGCGCCATCTTCGCGAACGTGAAGAAGTACCTCATGTACCTGCTCTCCTCGAACGTGGGCGAGATCGGGCTCATGGCCGCCGCCACCCTGCTCGGCCTGCCGCTGCCGCTGACGGCGGTGCAGATCCTGTACGTGAACCTGGCCACCGACGGCCTCCCGGCGCTGGCGCTGGCGGTCGACCCGCCCGACGCCGACCTGATGCGGCAGCCGCCGCGGGATCCGCGGGCGGGGATCTTCACGCGGCCGGTGGTGGCGCTCATCGCCACCGGGGGCGCCTGGTCCACGGCCGTCAACCTGGGCCTGTTCGCCTGGGCGCGCGCCTCGGGTCGCGGCGACGCCGAGGCCATGACCATGTGCTTCATGTCGCTCGTGCTGGTGCAGTTCGCGAAGGCGTTCGCGTTCCGCTCCGAGCGCCACTCGGTGCTGCGCCGGCCGTTCGCGAACCGCTGGCTCGACCTCGCCGTCGCCTGGGAGCTTGCCCTCCTGCTCCTGGTCGTCTACCTGCCGCCGCTGCGGGCCGCCTTCGGCACCTACGCGCTCCCGGCGGCGGACTGGCTGCTGGTGACCGGCGCGGCCCTCACGGTGCTGCCCGTGCTGGAGCTCGCGAAGCTCGCCGTCCGCCGCGCCACCCCGTCCGCGTGA
- a CDS encoding biotin/lipoyl-containing protein yields MASNVDHYRNNPLIHRDRRLGSSPSAWVRSFACEDLKPLIVCRGPIRKEAMDVFAEMGITHVGILLSEKDSIVYANALAPELRQLANHDRVHRVPDYTGATKEERVERMNQIVQIALDNGYDSIFAGYGFMAEDEEFVATVERAGLKFIGPNSTTQARAGKKDEAKRTALEVKVSVTPGVNDVAARTLLAKHRTRKQLLALVEAEGLACDAKVLADEKVELPVLAEHVLQASYARGLDLFTIDELGAQVQVEVAEMFRKYPRSRVRLKAIGGGGGKGQRILGASLLTAKAADEKAVAAAAAEAPAMVREVLSEVKATGVGDNKNVLIELNIEQTRHNEIQLLGNGEWCVSLGGRDCSLQMHEQKLLEVSVTQEALAATIARAANNGKTARAKALAVDLEILKRMEDDAARFGQAVGLDSASTFECIVDRDRYYFMEVNTRIQVEHRVSELCYSLEFANPDDPSDTFVVESLVEAMALLARHKKRLPKPRRIPRFGAAVEARLNATDASLSPHAGGVIRYWSKPIEGEIRDDQGISMPNPDTRMFMRYKVAGAYDSNIALLLTKGDRRLESYKHMARVLARMELRGTTLATNMEFHYGLVNWFLGQSVNAKPTTRFVVPYLTLVGMLKDEANKLDTAYAFAEMKKHYAKLMATENPGDAAAQKAMTDVLDRKVTLLTRVIDRFLDDPHLFAGWLSMNRRHYRIENGKLLWIRNPLGVLNDAYAYLNMAFHPRRPASQVMWEHDHELLTKSLRFYVALRERFGLKREEYYKLNEILQKEEPQDGFDAETWTRIRSAHLGYEAGNELLGLLFMVAESVRFFDFKVEDDLEVTIPEHLHDPELQARMKKVLCPPPATKADELVAPFGGMFYRQEAPGRPPFVEEGQHFEKGQPLYIIEVMKMFNTVRAPFSGTIEKVLMQGADGTVVQKGQPLFKITPDEKFVPVDPKAVERERRTRTQKHLEGVLMTFAEKFTTVEPVRFEEPEEEVAWAGVEAV; encoded by the coding sequence ATGGCTTCCAACGTCGACCACTACCGGAACAACCCGCTCATCCACCGCGACCGCCGCCTGGGCAGCTCGCCCTCGGCCTGGGTGCGCTCCTTCGCCTGCGAGGACCTGAAGCCGCTCATCGTGTGCCGCGGCCCCATCCGCAAGGAGGCGATGGACGTCTTCGCCGAGATGGGCATCACGCACGTCGGCATCCTGCTCTCCGAGAAGGACTCGATCGTCTACGCCAACGCGCTCGCCCCCGAGCTGCGCCAGCTCGCGAACCACGACCGCGTCCACCGCGTGCCGGATTACACCGGCGCCACGAAGGAGGAGCGCGTCGAGCGGATGAACCAGATCGTCCAGATCGCGCTCGACAACGGGTACGACTCCATCTTCGCCGGTTACGGCTTCATGGCCGAGGACGAGGAGTTCGTCGCCACCGTCGAGCGGGCCGGCCTGAAGTTCATCGGCCCGAACTCGACCACGCAGGCGCGCGCCGGCAAGAAGGACGAGGCGAAGCGCACCGCGCTGGAGGTGAAGGTCAGCGTCACGCCGGGCGTGAACGACGTGGCGGCCCGCACGCTGCTCGCGAAGCACAGGACCCGCAAGCAGCTCCTCGCGCTGGTGGAGGCGGAGGGCCTCGCCTGCGACGCGAAGGTGCTGGCGGACGAGAAGGTGGAGCTCCCGGTGCTCGCCGAGCACGTGCTCCAGGCGTCCTACGCCAGGGGGCTCGACCTCTTCACCATCGACGAGCTGGGCGCGCAGGTCCAGGTCGAGGTGGCGGAGATGTTCCGGAAGTACCCGCGCAGCCGCGTGCGCCTGAAGGCCATCGGCGGCGGCGGCGGCAAGGGCCAGCGCATCCTGGGCGCCTCGCTGCTCACCGCGAAGGCCGCCGACGAGAAGGCCGTCGCGGCGGCCGCGGCCGAAGCGCCCGCGATGGTGCGCGAGGTGCTGAGCGAGGTGAAGGCCACCGGCGTCGGCGACAACAAGAACGTCCTCATCGAGCTGAACATCGAGCAGACGCGGCACAACGAGATCCAGCTCCTCGGCAACGGGGAGTGGTGCGTCTCGCTGGGCGGCCGCGACTGCTCGCTGCAGATGCACGAGCAGAAGCTGCTCGAGGTCTCCGTCACGCAGGAGGCGCTCGCCGCCACCATCGCGCGCGCCGCCAACAACGGGAAGACCGCCCGCGCCAAGGCGCTGGCGGTGGACCTCGAGATCCTGAAGCGGATGGAGGACGACGCCGCGCGCTTCGGCCAGGCGGTGGGGCTCGACTCCGCCTCCACCTTCGAGTGCATCGTCGATCGCGACCGCTACTACTTCATGGAGGTCAACACCCGGATCCAGGTGGAGCACCGGGTCTCCGAGCTCTGCTACTCGCTCGAGTTCGCGAACCCCGACGACCCGAGCGACACGTTCGTGGTCGAGTCGCTGGTCGAGGCCATGGCGCTGCTGGCGCGCCACAAGAAGCGCCTGCCCAAGCCCCGCCGCATCCCGCGCTTCGGCGCGGCGGTGGAGGCCCGCCTCAACGCCACCGACGCCTCGCTGTCGCCGCACGCGGGCGGCGTGATCCGCTACTGGTCGAAGCCCATCGAGGGCGAGATCCGGGACGACCAGGGCATCAGCATGCCCAACCCCGACACCCGCATGTTCATGCGGTACAAGGTGGCCGGCGCGTACGACTCGAACATCGCGCTGCTGCTCACCAAGGGCGACCGGCGGCTGGAGAGCTACAAGCACATGGCGCGCGTGCTGGCGCGCATGGAGCTGCGCGGCACCACGCTCGCCACCAACATGGAGTTCCACTACGGCCTGGTGAACTGGTTCCTGGGCCAGAGCGTGAACGCCAAGCCGACCACGCGCTTCGTGGTGCCCTACCTCACGCTGGTGGGCATGCTGAAGGACGAGGCGAACAAGCTCGACACCGCCTACGCCTTCGCCGAGATGAAGAAGCACTACGCGAAGCTGATGGCGACCGAGAACCCGGGCGACGCGGCCGCGCAGAAGGCCATGACGGACGTGCTCGACCGCAAGGTGACGCTGCTCACCCGCGTGATCGACCGCTTCCTCGACGACCCGCACCTGTTCGCCGGCTGGCTGAGCATGAACCGCCGCCACTACCGGATCGAGAACGGGAAGCTGCTCTGGATCCGGAACCCGCTGGGCGTGCTCAACGACGCCTACGCCTACCTGAACATGGCGTTCCACCCGCGGCGGCCCGCGTCGCAGGTGATGTGGGAGCACGACCACGAGCTGCTGACGAAGTCGCTGCGCTTCTACGTGGCGCTGCGCGAGCGCTTCGGCCTGAAGCGCGAGGAGTACTACAAGCTCAACGAGATCCTGCAGAAGGAGGAGCCGCAGGACGGCTTCGACGCCGAGACCTGGACGAGGATCCGCTCCGCCCACCTCGGCTACGAGGCGGGCAACGAGCTGCTCGGCCTGCTGTTCATGGTGGCGGAGTCGGTGCGCTTCTTCGACTTCAAGGTGGAGGACGACCTCGAGGTCACGATTCCCGAGCACCTGCACGATCCCGAACTGCAGGCGCGCATGAAGAAGGTGCTGTGCCCGCCGCCGGCCACCAAGGCGGACGAGCTGGTGGCGCCGTTCGGCGGCATGTTCTACCGGCAGGAGGCGCCGGGGCGGCCGCCGTTCGTCGAGGAGGGCCAGCACTTCGAGAAGGGGCAGCCGCTCTACATCATCGAGGTGATGAAGATGTTCAACACGGTGCGCGCGCCGTTCTCCGGGACCATCGAGAAGGTCCTGATGCAGGGCGCGGACGGCACCGTGGTGCAGAAGGGTCAGCCGCTCTTCAAGATCACGCCGGACGAGAAGTTCGTCCCGGTGGACCCGAAGGCGGTCGAGCGCGAGCGGCGCACCCGCACCCAGAAGCACCTCGAGGGTGTGCTGATGACGTTCGCCGAGAAGTTCACCACCGTCGAGCCCGTCCGGTTCGAGGAGCCGGAGGAGGAGGTGGCCTGGGCCGGGGTAGAGGCGGTCTAG
- a CDS encoding acyl-CoA carboxylase subunit beta — MTTKAIIPTLTNPLDPPEKVEFTIPGEIARATGGYEEAMKEGWELIQRPIRSVPVDQIEKQHIKKRMTVWERIRVLSDKEPMVLYQNWGKNLDGASLVTAVLNIGGRDVAVYGHDFTVRAGSMDATNGSKLARLFRMAGEKGIPLIGMNDSAGAYVPAGVGGLDGYAEAFTALRRISGVVPSIMCMFGFNAGGGSYLPRQGSFVIQPADTFFGLTGPGVVKSVLGEEISPEDLGGPKVHGASGVADLTVIDELAALRQAVRLLNYVPDNNRTMAPFQETSDPLDRKTWEINTLLKKAFNSPTGFNTPFDVSIIIQQVCDYGDFFEIQPERAREVVTAFGRLGGHVVGFVANNSAIGSGQIDCDTALKIARFVRFCNVYNIPIIFMEDTTGFLPGREQEARGIVQAGRSMLDAIVDVRTPRILLILRNAFGGAYASYNNYPTGADVVLALPTTRLAVMGPAGKEFVYKDELRKMRSAAAERAKKGAQQRVAAGMEGEAARKDAEKEAAEWLKGEEAALGRRYEKELMNPKEGLALGSISSLVMPTDLRKVLGQNLHFLLRHYTPSPMSGPQREFH, encoded by the coding sequence GATCGCCAGGGCCACCGGCGGCTACGAGGAGGCCATGAAGGAGGGCTGGGAGCTCATCCAGCGTCCCATCCGCTCGGTCCCGGTCGATCAGATCGAGAAGCAGCACATCAAGAAGCGCATGACGGTGTGGGAGCGGATCCGCGTCCTCTCGGACAAGGAGCCGATGGTCCTGTACCAGAACTGGGGCAAGAACCTCGACGGCGCCTCGCTCGTCACCGCCGTCCTGAACATCGGCGGCCGCGACGTCGCGGTGTACGGGCACGACTTCACCGTCCGCGCCGGCTCGATGGACGCGACCAACGGCTCGAAGCTGGCGCGCCTGTTCCGCATGGCCGGCGAGAAGGGGATCCCGCTCATCGGCATGAACGACTCGGCCGGCGCCTACGTGCCGGCGGGCGTGGGCGGCCTCGACGGCTACGCCGAGGCGTTCACCGCGCTGCGCCGGATCAGCGGCGTGGTCCCGTCGATCATGTGCATGTTCGGCTTCAACGCCGGCGGCGGCTCCTACCTGCCGCGCCAGGGCAGCTTCGTGATCCAGCCTGCCGACACGTTCTTCGGCCTCACCGGCCCGGGCGTGGTGAAGTCGGTGCTGGGCGAGGAGATCTCGCCGGAGGACCTGGGCGGTCCCAAGGTGCACGGCGCCTCGGGCGTGGCCGACCTCACCGTCATCGACGAGCTCGCCGCGCTCCGCCAGGCGGTGCGCCTGCTGAACTACGTCCCGGACAACAACCGGACGATGGCGCCGTTCCAGGAGACGAGCGACCCGCTCGATCGCAAGACCTGGGAGATCAACACGCTGCTGAAGAAGGCGTTCAACTCGCCGACGGGCTTCAACACGCCGTTCGACGTGTCGATCATCATCCAGCAGGTCTGCGACTACGGTGACTTCTTCGAGATCCAGCCGGAGCGCGCGCGCGAGGTGGTCACCGCGTTCGGCCGCCTGGGCGGCCACGTGGTCGGCTTCGTCGCGAACAACAGCGCCATCGGCTCCGGCCAGATCGACTGCGACACCGCGCTGAAGATCGCGAGGTTCGTGCGCTTCTGCAACGTCTACAACATCCCCATCATCTTCATGGAGGACACCACCGGCTTCCTCCCCGGGCGCGAGCAGGAGGCGCGCGGCATCGTGCAGGCCGGCCGCTCCATGCTCGACGCGATCGTGGACGTCCGCACGCCGCGCATCCTGCTCATCCTGCGCAACGCGTTCGGCGGCGCCTACGCCTCGTACAACAACTACCCGACCGGCGCCGACGTGGTGCTGGCGCTCCCCACCACGCGGCTCGCGGTGATGGGGCCGGCCGGCAAGGAGTTCGTCTACAAGGACGAGCTCCGCAAGATGCGCAGCGCCGCCGCCGAGCGCGCCAAGAAGGGCGCGCAGCAGCGCGTGGCCGCGGGCATGGAGGGCGAGGCCGCCCGCAAGGACGCCGAGAAGGAGGCGGCCGAGTGGCTCAAGGGCGAGGAGGCCGCGCTGGGCCGCCGCTACGAGAAGGAGCTGATGAACCCGAAGGAAGGCCTGGCGCTCGGGTCGATCTCGTCGCTGGTCATGCCGACCGACCTCCGCAAGGTGCTCGGCCAGAACCTGCACTTCCTGCTCCGCCACTACACGCCGTCGCCGATGAGCGGCCCGCAGCGCGAGTTCCACTAG
- a CDS encoding plastocyanin/azurin family copper-binding protein, protein MMSWKTWRLGAAALAAAGVAACGGSSDSGSASSTRPTAAGYYIQISGMRFNPLDLKVPAGATVTVINDDSMAHSVTSEATPGAYTPGEVSGIAFDTGAFNGVHTFSIPATAAQGTVIPYYCSTHLGGMATPNGSITIDPAAQPAPPPARPGTGGGGGGGGGGGGGGY, encoded by the coding sequence ATGATGAGCTGGAAGACGTGGAGGCTGGGAGCGGCCGCGCTGGCGGCCGCCGGCGTGGCGGCGTGCGGCGGCTCGAGCGACAGCGGGAGCGCGTCCAGCACGCGCCCGACGGCGGCCGGCTACTACATCCAGATCTCGGGCATGCGCTTCAACCCGCTCGATCTGAAGGTGCCGGCGGGCGCGACGGTCACCGTCATCAACGACGACTCGATGGCGCACTCCGTGACGAGCGAGGCGACGCCGGGGGCGTACACGCCGGGCGAGGTGAGCGGCATCGCGTTCGACACCGGCGCGTTCAACGGCGTGCACACGTTCAGCATCCCCGCGACGGCCGCGCAGGGGACGGTCATCCCCTACTACTGCTCGACGCACCTGGGCGGCATGGCGACGCCGAACGGCAGCATCACCATCGATCCGGCGGCCCAGCCCGCTCCACCGCCCGCTCGCCCCGGGACCGGCGGCGGCGGCGGTGGTGGCGGCGGAGGTGGGGGCGGCGGCTACTGA
- a CDS encoding RNA polymerase sigma factor, translating into MAVQAGRTRVVPTLAPADDEVVARVLEGDVALFEVLMRRHNPRLYRAIRSVLRDEAEVEDAMQQAYLQAYAHLGDFQGQAAFSTWLVRIGVNEALMRLRGRGRLVLAAEPPEGGRVGEEEHVADPSPEDQAATHEARALLEQAVDRLPLHLRTVYVLREIEQLSTAEVAAALELGEEAVKVRLHRARLALRELIAARVGQSAPKAFGFLAPRCDRVVAAVLAAIPARR; encoded by the coding sequence ATGGCCGTGCAGGCAGGCAGGACCCGCGTCGTGCCCACGCTGGCGCCCGCGGACGACGAGGTGGTGGCGCGGGTGCTCGAAGGGGACGTGGCGCTCTTCGAGGTGCTCATGCGCCGGCACAACCCGCGGCTGTACCGGGCGATCCGCTCGGTGCTGCGCGACGAGGCCGAGGTGGAGGACGCGATGCAGCAGGCGTACCTCCAGGCGTATGCACACCTGGGCGACTTCCAGGGGCAGGCGGCGTTCTCGACCTGGCTGGTGCGCATCGGCGTGAACGAGGCGCTCATGCGCCTGCGCGGGCGCGGGCGGCTGGTGCTCGCGGCAGAGCCGCCCGAGGGCGGCAGGGTCGGCGAGGAGGAGCACGTGGCGGATCCGAGCCCCGAGGACCAGGCGGCGACGCACGAGGCACGGGCGCTGCTCGAGCAGGCGGTGGACCGGCTGCCGCTGCACCTGCGGACCGTGTACGTGCTCCGCGAGATCGAGCAGCTCTCCACCGCCGAGGTGGCGGCCGCGCTCGAGCTGGGCGAGGAGGCGGTGAAGGTGCGCCTCCACCGCGCCCGCCTCGCGCTCCGCGAGCTCATCGCCGCGCGCGTCGGCCAGAGCGCGCCCAAGGCGTTCGGGTTCCTCGCGCCGCGCTGCGACCGCGTGGTCGCGGCGGTGCTCGCGGCCATCCCGGCGCGCCGTTGA
- a CDS encoding DoxX family protein, with protein sequence MTDRTDRDEIHRTAPAYWALRIALGVVPIVAGLDKFTNLLADWAGYLSPLAVRLLPVSPAAFMRAAGVIEVIVGVGILSGRARTFGWIAMAWLAAIALNLIASGAFLDVAARDAVMAVAAFALARLAAVHEPVRARRATAVEPQATAAHPAATRP encoded by the coding sequence ATGACCGACAGGACCGACAGGGACGAGATTCACCGGACGGCTCCCGCGTACTGGGCGCTCCGGATCGCGCTCGGCGTGGTGCCGATCGTGGCCGGGCTGGACAAGTTCACCAACCTGCTCGCCGACTGGGCGGGCTACCTCAGCCCGCTCGCGGTGCGGCTGCTGCCGGTGAGCCCGGCGGCGTTCATGCGCGCGGCCGGCGTCATCGAGGTGATCGTGGGCGTCGGCATCCTGTCCGGGCGGGCGCGCACGTTCGGCTGGATCGCAATGGCCTGGCTCGCCGCCATCGCGCTCAACCTCATCGCGAGCGGCGCGTTCCTGGACGTGGCCGCGCGCGACGCGGTGATGGCGGTGGCCGCGTTCGCGCTGGCGCGCCTGGCGGCGGTCCACGAGCCGGTGCGGGCGCGGCGTGCGACGGCGGTCGAGCCGCAGGCGACGGCGGCGCACCCGGCGGCGACCCGGCCCTGA
- a CDS encoding lactate racemase domain-containing protein, whose translation MSASAPVLLGYGTRPLPFPSGVPARVLAAPPAPAVADLPAALDAALAHPEGARPLQEVAGPRTRVLVIVSDASRDEPRAELFAAVRRALAVVPDDHLTVGVANGTHGPGPLAALGLPEDVFRRHRVVNHDARDEASMVEMGRTSRGTRLRVNRCVAESDLVVTTGRVKPHYFAGWGGGAKGIFPGLGHDDDIRQNHKLKADPASSLGRADGNPCREDLEEAIRRLGRDTYMLNVVEAGGVVLGAVAGDVVYAHRAGVRMARPWCEVAAEPADVVVVSAPLPVSGSLYQASKLVPPAGMLLREGGVVIVCAECPGGVGPLRTVNEGIFQLGVRRFLPERYALLLVSGMPETTVRETYATFAPSLDAALASAREIVGKAEPDVLVLPDAGDLVPRRR comes from the coding sequence ATGAGCGCGTCCGCCCCCGTCCTGCTCGGCTACGGCACCCGCCCGCTCCCGTTCCCCTCCGGCGTGCCGGCGCGCGTGCTCGCGGCCCCGCCCGCGCCGGCGGTGGCCGACCTGCCCGCGGCGCTGGACGCGGCGCTCGCGCACCCGGAGGGCGCCCGGCCGCTGCAGGAGGTGGCCGGCCCGCGCACGCGCGTGCTGGTGATCGTGAGCGACGCGTCGCGCGACGAGCCGCGCGCCGAGCTCTTCGCGGCGGTGCGGCGCGCGCTCGCGGTGGTGCCCGACGACCACCTCACCGTCGGCGTCGCGAACGGCACGCACGGGCCCGGGCCGCTCGCGGCGCTCGGGCTGCCGGAGGACGTGTTCCGGCGGCACCGCGTGGTGAACCACGACGCGCGCGACGAGGCGTCGATGGTGGAGATGGGCCGCACCAGCCGCGGCACTCGCCTGCGGGTGAACCGGTGCGTGGCGGAGAGCGACCTCGTCGTCACCACCGGCCGCGTGAAGCCGCACTACTTCGCCGGCTGGGGCGGCGGCGCGAAGGGGATCTTCCCCGGGCTCGGGCACGACGACGACATCCGCCAGAACCACAAGCTGAAGGCCGACCCCGCCTCCAGCCTGGGCCGCGCCGACGGCAACCCGTGCCGCGAGGACCTGGAGGAGGCGATCCGGCGGCTCGGGCGCGACACGTACATGCTGAACGTGGTCGAGGCCGGCGGGGTGGTGCTGGGCGCGGTGGCGGGCGACGTGGTCTACGCGCACCGCGCCGGCGTGCGCATGGCGCGGCCGTGGTGCGAGGTCGCCGCCGAGCCCGCCGACGTGGTGGTGGTCTCGGCGCCGCTGCCGGTCTCCGGCAGCCTGTACCAGGCCTCGAAGCTGGTCCCGCCGGCGGGGATGCTGCTGCGGGAGGGCGGAGTGGTGATCGTCTGCGCAGAGTGCCCCGGCGGCGTCGGGCCGCTCAGGACGGTCAACGAGGGCATCTTCCAGCTCGGCGTCCGCCGCTTCCTGCCCGAGCGCTACGCGCTCCTCCTCGTCTCGGGCATGCCCGAGACCACCGTCCGCGAGACCTACGCCACGTTCGCGCCCTCGCTGGACGCGGCGCTCGCGAGCGCGCGGGAAATCGTCGGCAAGGCCGAGCCGGACGTCCTCGTCCTTCCGGACGCCGGCGATCTCGTCCCGCGGCGGCGCTGA